From the genome of Flavobacterium ovatum, one region includes:
- a CDS encoding (2Fe-2S)-binding protein: MITLVVNKKKHTLEASPDMPLLWALRDNLGLTGTKYGCGIGACGACKIFIDDQVTYSCLTPISEAIGKEITTIEGTTPNLQLLQKSWAEFNVPQCGFCQPGQLIAATSLLNSNNNPTDQDIDDAMSGNICRCGTYQRIKKAIHHTVELKKQQK; this comes from the coding sequence ATGATTACATTAGTTGTTAACAAAAAGAAACACACCCTTGAGGCTTCTCCAGATATGCCTTTATTATGGGCTTTACGAGATAATTTAGGACTTACCGGGACTAAATATGGTTGTGGTATAGGCGCTTGTGGAGCTTGCAAAATATTCATTGATGACCAAGTTACTTATTCTTGTTTGACACCTATTTCTGAAGCCATTGGCAAAGAAATTACCACTATTGAAGGTACTACTCCTAACTTGCAATTACTCCAAAAATCGTGGGCCGAATTCAATGTGCCGCAATGCGGATTTTGCCAACCCGGACAGTTAATCGCTGCTACTTCCCTATTAAATTCAAATAACAATCCTACTGACCAAGATATCGATGATGCCATGAGCGGAAATATTTGCCGTTGTGGTACCTACCAACGCATCAAAAAAGCTATTCATCATACCGTTGAACTTAAAAAACAACAGAAATAA
- a CDS encoding DUF1569 domain-containing protein, producing MKNIFDQTVVAELEKRINQLQSTTSPIWGKMNVAQMLAHCNVTYELVYEDKHEKPKGFKKWLLKTFVKKIVVSEKPYSKNSRTAPVFIVATDKDFESEKTRLLQYIHKSLELGEIHFEGNESHSFGALNQDEWNNMFYKHLDHHLTQFGV from the coding sequence ATGAAAAATATATTTGACCAAACTGTTGTTGCAGAATTAGAAAAGCGTATCAATCAATTACAATCTACTACGAGTCCAATTTGGGGGAAAATGAATGTTGCTCAAATGTTGGCACATTGCAATGTAACTTATGAATTAGTTTATGAAGATAAACATGAAAAACCAAAAGGGTTTAAAAAGTGGTTACTCAAAACTTTCGTAAAAAAAATCGTGGTTAGTGAAAAACCATATTCTAAAAATAGTCGTACAGCGCCTGTTTTTATTGTAGCAACGGATAAGGATTTTGAATCGGAAAAAACTAGATTGTTACAGTATATCCATAAATCGCTAGAATTAGGAGAAATACACTTTGAAGGTAATGAATCCCATTCCTTTGGCGCATTGAATCAAGATGAATGGAATAATATGTTCTACAAACACTTAGATCATCACTTAACGCAATTTGGTGTGTAA
- a CDS encoding methylated-DNA--[protein]-cysteine S-methyltransferase, with protein sequence MEIVYIKTPMGIAKITGDESGVASISISDEGVISNDIPSVLQEAVQQLTDYFEGKRTNFDLKLNPKGTDFQQKVWRVLQNIPFGKTMSYLELSQKLGDVKAVRAVAAANGKNPLWIVVPCHRVIGSDGSLTGYAGGLGRKMWLLEHENPSSQQSLF encoded by the coding sequence ATGGAAATAGTATATATAAAAACTCCTATGGGAATTGCCAAAATTACAGGAGACGAAAGTGGAGTTGCTTCCATTTCTATTTCTGATGAAGGAGTTATTTCTAATGATATTCCGTCTGTATTACAAGAAGCTGTTCAACAATTAACCGACTATTTTGAAGGCAAAAGAACCAATTTCGATTTAAAACTCAATCCAAAAGGAACCGATTTTCAACAGAAAGTGTGGCGAGTATTACAAAATATTCCGTTTGGAAAAACAATGTCCTATCTCGAGTTATCTCAAAAACTAGGCGATGTCAAAGCCGTTCGAGCCGTAGCGGCTGCCAATGGGAAAAATCCTTTGTGGATTGTGGTTCCTTGCCATCGAGTGATCGGCTCTGATGGTTCACTCACTGGTTATGCGGGTGGATTAGGTCGAAAAATGTGGTTGTTGGAGCATGAAAATCCTTCCTCACAACAAAGTTTGTTTTGA
- a CDS encoding serine hydrolase, translated as MNGLKKFLLRFFGLLFIIVLLLYIFKVDYLLKAVQTIYLNGHKTAFLEDYKYFDNTIIEKSAVAQPWNIAKDCNQVKATETLEKLHQKIGTVAFLIIKKDSIWHESYYDNYNKDSQSNSFSMAKSIVSAALGKAIMEGEIQSLDQKVSDFFPVFKEGKSANMTVGDLSSMASGLNWHESYYDPFSITTQAYFDPNLYDLTLGLKGIDEPGKSYKYLSGNTQLLAMCIEKATGQKLTDFVSQSFWKPMGAESEALWQTDSPNGLVKAYCCIASNARDFARFGKLYLQHGKWNGEQILDSDFVEKSVTPRFKESPQYGYGWWLSSFNNKKIFYMRGHLGQYVIVIPEDDLIIVRLGHHDIKSTKGLPQTDDFTVYLEESYKMLEQEKVPSKN; from the coding sequence ATGAATGGGCTTAAAAAATTCCTCCTGCGTTTCTTTGGATTGCTGTTTATAATCGTCTTATTACTTTATATTTTCAAAGTAGATTATTTGTTAAAAGCGGTGCAAACAATCTACCTCAATGGCCATAAAACAGCTTTTTTGGAAGATTATAAATACTTCGACAATACCATAATCGAAAAAAGTGCCGTGGCTCAGCCTTGGAATATTGCCAAAGATTGCAATCAAGTCAAAGCTACTGAAACCTTAGAGAAACTGCATCAAAAAATAGGTACAGTTGCTTTTCTTATTATCAAAAAAGATAGTATTTGGCACGAAAGCTATTATGATAATTACAATAAAGATAGTCAGTCGAATTCTTTTTCGATGGCAAAGAGCATTGTTTCGGCCGCTCTGGGAAAGGCAATTATGGAAGGTGAAATCCAAAGTTTAGATCAAAAAGTATCCGACTTTTTTCCTGTTTTCAAAGAAGGAAAGTCCGCCAATATGACGGTGGGTGATTTGTCTTCTATGGCGTCTGGTCTCAATTGGCACGAATCGTATTATGATCCTTTCTCGATTACTACTCAAGCCTATTTTGACCCCAATTTGTATGATTTGACTTTGGGTTTAAAGGGAATTGACGAGCCTGGAAAAAGCTATAAATACCTAAGTGGAAACACCCAACTCTTGGCCATGTGTATCGAAAAAGCCACTGGTCAAAAATTGACCGATTTTGTTTCGCAATCTTTTTGGAAACCAATGGGAGCAGAAAGTGAAGCACTTTGGCAAACCGATTCACCCAACGGATTAGTAAAAGCCTATTGCTGTATCGCTAGCAATGCCAGAGATTTTGCCCGTTTTGGAAAATTATATTTGCAACATGGAAAATGGAATGGAGAACAGATTCTAGACAGTGATTTTGTCGAAAAATCAGTAACTCCAAGATTCAAAGAATCGCCTCAATACGGTTATGGTTGGTGGTTGAGTAGTTTCAACAACAAAAAAATATTTTACATGCGAGGTCATTTGGGGCAATATGTGATTGTGATTCCAGAGGACGATTTGATTATTGTGCGTTTAGGACATCACGATATTAAAAGCACAAAAGGTTTACCGCAGACAGATGATTTTACGGTTTACCTAGAAGAATCCTATAAAATGCTCGAACAAGAAAAAGTACCATCCAAAAACTAA
- a CDS encoding 3'-5' exonuclease — protein MIEKINLNNILFLDIETVPENADFNELDGDMQALYEQKTQYQRKDDFTPEEYYDRAGIWAEFGKIVCISVGFFVIKGDIRNFRVTSFFGDEKKLLNDFNNLLNNYFNGPQHVICGHNAKEFDIPFLARRMIINSISIPNKLNLFGKKPWEIPHLDTLELWKFGDYKHYTSLKLLCKILGIPSPKGDIDGSQVGHVFYVDKDIDRIVTYCEKDTIAVAQIFLRLRREDLLIEEEIIHV, from the coding sequence ATGATTGAAAAAATAAATCTAAATAATATTCTATTTCTGGATATTGAAACCGTTCCAGAAAATGCCGATTTCAATGAGTTGGATGGCGATATGCAAGCCTTGTACGAGCAAAAAACGCAATACCAACGCAAAGACGATTTCACGCCAGAAGAATATTACGATCGTGCCGGAATTTGGGCTGAGTTCGGAAAAATTGTTTGTATCTCGGTTGGTTTTTTTGTGATTAAGGGAGATATCCGCAATTTTAGAGTGACCTCTTTTTTTGGAGACGAAAAGAAGCTTTTAAACGATTTCAATAATCTACTTAACAATTACTTCAACGGGCCACAACACGTCATTTGTGGACATAATGCCAAGGAATTTGATATTCCTTTTTTAGCAAGACGTATGATTATTAATTCTATTTCGATACCAAACAAACTGAATTTATTTGGCAAAAAACCATGGGAGATTCCGCATCTTGATACTTTGGAGTTGTGGAAGTTTGGCGATTACAAGCATTATACGTCTCTGAAATTATTGTGTAAAATCCTCGGGATTCCATCTCCAAAAGGAGATATAGATGGCAGTCAAGTGGGTCATGTTTTTTATGTGGATAAGGATATCGACCGCATCGTAACCTATTGCGAAAAAGATACCATTGCCGTAGCGCAGATCTTTCTTCGATTACGACGAGAGGATTTGTTGATCGAGGAGGAGATTATCCATGTGTAA
- a CDS encoding nucleoside recognition domain-containing protein encodes MVLSRFWLAIFISSIAFIVVSLFTANTYTIDFVLNGQKGEPVLVSEKYLEDLPVFLKDSIMASPESTFIVNRDLSNPDTTYVYKNKTVKIFSGTQKSDGLLPTCKSTLVDIVLPLIAYLAFFCGLMELLIISGASGKLATVLSPVFVKVFPSIPKNHPSISYMTLNFAANFLGLDSAATPFGLKAMESLQELNPDKDRASDAQIMFMCLHASGLTLIATSIIGYRAAAGAANPADVMLPCIITSFIGTIAAFLIVGIKQKINFKSASLVGALMALIGAIVGLLMYVNQLDLIGKNYFTNNLSGLILVGIIAFTLIFSFKHEKKFTAASTTVFDSFVVGANNGVKTGVVIFPYVLGMLVAISLFRNSGLFEIISNGLGFVFSNLGVNKGIVDALPVALLRPFSSAGSRGFLLDSMSTFGADSLTGRLSSIFQCSAESTFYVIAVYFGSVNIKNTRYALGTMLLVDVICVITAIFVASWFF; translated from the coding sequence ATGGTTTTAAGTAGATTTTGGTTAGCTATTTTTATTTCGTCGATTGCTTTTATTGTGGTGAGTTTATTTACTGCCAATACTTATACTATTGATTTTGTTTTGAATGGTCAAAAGGGAGAGCCTGTTTTGGTTTCTGAAAAGTATCTCGAAGACCTTCCTGTTTTCCTAAAAGACAGTATCATGGCTTCTCCAGAAAGCACTTTTATAGTCAACCGTGATCTTTCAAACCCTGATACGACTTATGTTTACAAAAATAAAACCGTAAAAATTTTTAGTGGGACTCAAAAATCAGATGGATTATTGCCAACTTGTAAAAGTACTTTGGTAGATATTGTCTTGCCTTTAATCGCTTATTTAGCTTTTTTCTGCGGCTTGATGGAACTTTTAATTATTTCTGGAGCTTCAGGCAAACTGGCTACGGTATTAAGTCCGGTGTTTGTAAAAGTGTTTCCATCTATTCCAAAAAACCATCCTTCTATTTCGTATATGACTTTGAATTTTGCTGCCAATTTCTTGGGATTAGATTCGGCTGCAACGCCTTTTGGATTGAAAGCCATGGAGAGTTTACAAGAACTCAACCCCGATAAAGACCGAGCCAGTGATGCGCAAATTATGTTTATGTGTTTACATGCTTCGGGACTGACATTGATAGCGACTTCAATCATTGGGTACCGTGCTGCTGCAGGTGCTGCAAACCCAGCCGATGTGATGCTGCCTTGTATTATTACCTCTTTTATTGGTACTATTGCTGCTTTCTTAATTGTGGGTATTAAGCAAAAAATTAATTTTAAAAGTGCTTCTTTAGTGGGCGCTTTGATGGCTTTAATTGGTGCTATAGTAGGTTTGTTGATGTATGTAAACCAATTGGACTTAATCGGAAAAAACTATTTTACCAATAATCTTTCTGGTCTAATCTTAGTCGGAATTATTGCTTTTACCTTGATTTTTTCATTCAAACATGAGAAGAAATTTACTGCTGCTAGCACGACGGTTTTTGATTCTTTTGTAGTTGGAGCTAATAATGGAGTAAAAACAGGAGTTGTTATCTTTCCATATGTTTTGGGGATGTTGGTAGCGATCTCTTTGTTTAGAAATAGTGGTTTATTCGAAATTATTAGCAACGGTCTAGGTTTTGTATTTTCAAATCTAGGGGTAAACAAAGGCATTGTTGATGCGTTGCCAGTGGCGTTGCTAAGACCGTTTAGTTCTGCGGGTTCAAGAGGGTTTTTACTGGATTCGATGAGTACTTTTGGAGCGGATTCTTTGACAGGACGTTTGAGTAGTATTTTTCAATGTAGTGCCGAAAGTACATTTTATGTAATTGCGGTTTACTTTGGTTCGGTAAACATCAAAAACACACGTTATGCGCTAGGAACTATGCTTTTGGTAGATGTGATTTGTGTGATAACGGCTATATTTGTAGCAAGCTGGTTCTTTTAA
- a CDS encoding FKBP-type peptidyl-prolyl cis-trans isomerase, which yields MKYSLLAIVALLFMSCSKDDVSPPYDYSIENEAEIKAYVEANNLNATRTASGLYYVINVEGTGKQPTVTSNVTVSYKGYYTDKKVFGESIDKGFSANLQGLIQGFAEGIPFFKEGGEGILLIPAHLAYGSYDNQGTPAGSVLIFEIKLISVEYSAENDAAIVKYLADNQLTAAKTASGLYYIISDEGTGAQPTATSNVTVEYKGYYTDKTVFGQSSSGGATFGLQNVIKGWTEGIPYFKAGGSGILLIPATLGYGSADYNGIPAGSVLIFDIKLIKVNN from the coding sequence ATGAAATATTCTTTATTAGCTATTGTTGCCTTGCTATTTATGTCTTGTTCTAAAGACGATGTGTCTCCTCCTTATGATTATTCTATAGAAAACGAAGCTGAAATAAAAGCGTATGTTGAAGCAAACAATCTTAATGCTACAAGAACAGCTTCTGGTTTGTATTATGTCATTAATGTAGAGGGAACAGGGAAACAACCCACCGTGACTTCAAATGTGACGGTATCCTACAAGGGGTATTATACAGATAAAAAGGTGTTCGGAGAAAGTATAGACAAAGGTTTTTCGGCCAATTTACAAGGACTAATCCAAGGATTTGCTGAGGGAATTCCATTTTTTAAAGAAGGAGGAGAAGGAATCCTTTTAATACCTGCACATCTCGCCTACGGTAGTTATGACAATCAGGGTACTCCAGCCGGATCTGTTTTGATTTTTGAAATCAAACTAATTTCGGTTGAATATAGCGCAGAAAATGATGCTGCAATTGTAAAATACCTTGCGGATAATCAACTTACTGCTGCCAAAACGGCTTCTGGTTTATATTATATAATTAGTGACGAAGGAACCGGAGCTCAACCTACAGCGACTTCAAATGTGACAGTGGAATACAAAGGATATTATACTGATAAAACTGTTTTTGGGCAAAGCAGTAGTGGTGGTGCTACTTTTGGGTTGCAGAATGTTATAAAAGGTTGGACTGAAGGAATTCCGTATTTTAAAGCTGGTGGAAGCGGTATTTTATTAATCCCTGCGACTTTAGGCTACGGAAGTGCTGATTATAATGGCATTCCAGCGGGTTCTGTTTTAATTTTTGATATCAAGTTAATTAAGGTGAATAATTGA
- a CDS encoding fumarate hydratase, whose protein sequence is MDFIYQDSYPILKDDTQYRKISSDFVKVEKLGDREILTVDPKGLELLSQEAMKDVSFMLRTAHLEKLRAILDDPEATDNDRFVAYNLLQNAAVAIQGELPSCQDTGTAIVMAKKGENVYTGVDDAEWLSKGIFNTYQERNLRYSQIVPISMFEEKNSGSNLPAQIDIYAKKGNSYEFLFLAKGGGSANKTYLYQQTKSLLNEKSMDAFIRAKIKDLGTSACPPYHLAFVVGGTSAEANLSAVKKASAGYFDHLPTTGNMAGQAFRDLEWEKRVQLICQESAIGAQFGGKYFTHDVRVIRLPRHAASCPVGLGVSCSADRNIKGKITKDGIFVEQLEVNPARLLPETAPHLEPAVEIDLDRPMAEVLAELTKYPIKTRLKLNGTLIVARDAAHARIKEMLDAGEPMPEYFKNHPVYYAGPAKTPDGMASGSFGPTTAGRMDVYVEEFQKHGGSMIMLAKGNRTKDVTNACNTYGGFYLGSIGGPAAILAQDNILKVEVVDFEELGMEAVRKITIKDFPAFIITDDKGNDFFENL, encoded by the coding sequence ATGGATTTTATATATCAAGATTCGTATCCCATCTTAAAAGACGATACACAATACCGCAAAATCTCCTCGGATTTTGTAAAAGTAGAAAAACTAGGCGACCGTGAAATTCTAACAGTTGACCCAAAAGGATTAGAGTTATTGTCGCAAGAAGCTATGAAAGATGTTTCTTTTATGCTTAGAACGGCACATTTAGAAAAATTAAGAGCCATTCTTGACGACCCAGAAGCGACAGATAACGACCGTTTTGTAGCCTACAATTTGTTGCAAAATGCAGCGGTTGCCATTCAAGGAGAATTGCCTTCTTGTCAAGATACGGGAACAGCGATTGTCATGGCCAAAAAAGGGGAGAATGTTTATACAGGAGTTGATGATGCCGAATGGTTGTCGAAAGGAATTTTCAATACCTACCAAGAGCGCAATCTACGTTACTCTCAAATCGTACCCATTAGTATGTTCGAAGAGAAGAACTCGGGTTCGAATCTTCCTGCTCAGATTGATATTTATGCTAAAAAAGGAAATTCGTATGAGTTTTTGTTTTTAGCAAAAGGTGGTGGTTCTGCCAACAAAACCTATTTGTACCAACAAACTAAATCATTGTTGAATGAAAAATCAATGGATGCTTTCATTCGTGCCAAAATCAAGGATTTAGGAACTTCGGCTTGTCCACCGTACCACTTGGCTTTTGTGGTAGGAGGAACTTCTGCCGAGGCGAATTTATCTGCTGTCAAAAAAGCTTCTGCAGGTTATTTTGACCATTTGCCAACTACGGGAAACATGGCTGGTCAAGCTTTTCGTGATTTAGAATGGGAGAAAAGAGTGCAGTTGATTTGCCAAGAAAGTGCCATTGGAGCACAGTTTGGTGGGAAATATTTCACTCATGATGTGCGTGTGATTCGTTTGCCACGTCACGCCGCATCTTGTCCAGTTGGATTGGGAGTTTCTTGTTCTGCTGATAGAAATATCAAAGGGAAAATTACCAAAGACGGAATCTTCGTTGAGCAATTAGAAGTGAATCCTGCACGTTTGTTACCAGAGACTGCACCACATTTGGAACCAGCAGTAGAAATTGATTTGGACAGACCTATGGCTGAAGTTTTAGCTGAATTGACTAAATACCCTATCAAAACTCGTTTAAAATTAAACGGAACTTTGATTGTGGCTCGTGACGCTGCTCACGCTAGAATCAAAGAAATGCTTGATGCTGGTGAGCCAATGCCAGAGTATTTCAAAAATCACCCTGTGTATTACGCAGGCCCTGCAAAAACGCCAGACGGAATGGCCTCAGGAAGTTTTGGACCTACAACCGCCGGTCGTATGGATGTGTACGTAGAGGAGTTCCAAAAACATGGCGGAAGCATGATTATGCTTGCCAAAGGTAATCGTACCAAAGACGTGACCAACGCTTGTAACACTTACGGTGGTTTTTACTTAGGTTCAATTGGTGGTCCAGCTGCAATTCTAGCGCAAGACAACATCTTGAAAGTTGAGGTAGTGGATTTTGAAGAATTAGGAATGGAAGCCGTTCGTAAAATAACCATCAAAGATTTCCCTGCTTTTATAATTACCGATGATAAAGGAAACGATTTCTTCGAGAACTTATAG
- a CDS encoding ATP-binding protein, with the protein MIARSITPRLLADYDNKKAIVLLGPRQVGKTTLIHNLVEGKKVLFLNGDDPQTRIQFANSSFQFLLQVVSDYEVIVIDEAQRIENIGLTVKMLVDAKLNKQFILTGSSSLDLGNQINEPLTGRKWEHQLYPLSWNEIKNHYSFATAYARLEEFLIYGMYPEVVTETKKQKVLLQLSSSYLYQDILELVNIKKPDLLMKLLNALALQLGSEVSYNELSKILGVDRMTVINYIDLLEKVFVIFRLHPYSTNQRNEITSKPKIYFYDNGIRNAIIGQFNPLQNRQDIGALFENFFISEKMKQLSYSGFYGKTHYWRNTQQAEIDFIEINEGEISAFEIKYNPNKKVHFTKSFTEKYQPKNTHVVNSDNFWEYL; encoded by the coding sequence ATGATAGCACGCAGCATAACCCCCCGTTTATTAGCCGATTATGACAATAAAAAAGCAATTGTTCTACTTGGTCCTAGACAAGTAGGGAAAACAACTTTGATTCATAATTTAGTAGAAGGAAAAAAAGTGTTGTTCTTAAACGGAGACGACCCCCAAACTAGAATACAATTTGCTAATTCTAGTTTTCAATTTCTACTGCAAGTAGTTTCAGATTATGAAGTAATTGTTATTGATGAAGCACAACGCATTGAGAACATCGGCTTAACCGTAAAAATGCTAGTTGATGCCAAATTAAACAAGCAATTTATACTTACCGGTTCTTCATCATTAGATTTAGGAAATCAAATAAACGAACCTTTGACAGGCAGAAAATGGGAACATCAACTATATCCATTGAGTTGGAATGAAATTAAAAACCATTATTCCTTTGCAACCGCTTATGCACGATTAGAAGAGTTTTTAATTTATGGCATGTATCCAGAAGTAGTAACCGAAACCAAAAAACAAAAAGTGTTATTACAACTTTCAAGCAGTTATTTATACCAAGATATCCTAGAATTGGTCAACATCAAAAAACCTGACTTGTTAATGAAATTATTAAACGCTCTCGCATTACAGCTTGGAAGTGAGGTTTCCTATAATGAATTATCAAAAATACTTGGCGTTGACAGAATGACCGTAATCAACTATATAGATTTACTTGAAAAAGTATTTGTGATATTCAGACTTCATCCCTATTCTACAAATCAACGAAACGAAATAACATCCAAACCTAAAATCTATTTTTACGATAATGGGATACGAAATGCTATTATTGGGCAATTTAATCCCCTGCAAAATAGGCAGGATATAGGCGCTTTATTTGAAAACTTCTTTATAAGCGAAAAAATGAAACAACTGAGTTATTCAGGCTTTTATGGGAAAACACATTATTGGCGTAACACGCAACAAGCAGAAATAGATTTTATCGAAATTAACGAAGGCGAAATTTCTGCTTTCGAAATAAAATACAACCCCAATAAAAAAGTTCATTTCACTAAATCCTTTACAGAGAAATACCAACCTAAAAACACTCATGTAGTTAATAGCGATAACTTTTGGGAATACCTTTAG